One Salvia miltiorrhiza cultivar Shanhuang (shh) chromosome 6, IMPLAD_Smil_shh, whole genome shotgun sequence genomic window, AAAGTTGGTGATGGAAAGAATATATGAGCTTCTAAAGATTGTTGGATCGTGTGGTGATGTTTTGTGTTTGAGGACTAAGATGGAGTTAAAAGGTGCGGTTTTTATTGACGTCAACAGAGCATTGGATGATGATAAACTCTCTATGGCTTTCTTGCCTCATGAGATTGAGGCAATACATACGATCAAACTGATGGAATAACCGATGGACGATTGTCGATTCTAGAGGTTCGATATGAAATGAAGGTACATTGTTAGATTCTATGGGAAGTTTTTGAATATGCACATAAAAAAATTGGTGCTTGATTTGTACAATATGAATAGGGCGGTTTATGAGATATAtgtttaagaaaatattgagaTATGTATAATAGTATATAAAGTGGAGAAAAAGATCCCACCGAATTGATCTTTTTTAGTAGTAATAAAAAATAGTTTGTGAGatggtttttttttataaatattgtgtATAAATTGTattgtataaaaatataaaatataaatgtatgtgttctaaaataaaataaaaaccacgCTTATTTTGAATggataaaaatgattaaaaaccACACTAACTGTGGACGGAGAGTAAATTACTTGCGTTACATACACAAATATGTTACAAAACATTTAAAAGCATTGTCGCTTTTAAAGCAGTGGCGACTCTGCTTTCCAATATACAGTTTTTTCGAGATTGATTTCTAATTTCCGACCTGCAATTGAAAGAAAATCCCCAAATTCAGCAATGGCGTCCACTGCGAAATCCCTATTCCAAACCCTCCGTCGTTACATCAAGAAGCCATGGGAATACACCGGCCCCGTCGCCCACCCGGAATACCAGCTCGCCATCCCCAAGGCGACGGAGTACCGGGTTTTCTGCCCCGCCACCGTCCCCGGCAAGGCCATCGTGCCCAACTCACTCCCCGAAACCGTTTACGACATCAAGTATTTCAGCCGAGACCAGCGCCGCAACCGGCCGCCGATCAAACGCACCTTTTTGAAGAAGGCTGACGTGGAGCGGATGAAGAAGGAGAAGACGTTTGATCTGAGTGAATTCCCGCAGCCCTACCTGACCGCGACGGTTATCGAGGACCTAGATGCCATCGGCGGCGGATACCAGAAGTAGAATGCAGGTACGGGTTTtgtgttttgattttatgtattttttgggGGAAGAATTGTTGATGTATGTGCCTATTTAATTTGAGATTGGGTATTGGTTCATTGTGATTAGTTGATAATGGATGTTATGTTTTGCTGTTTCGGTTTTGTCCTACACATTATTTAGGATTAGGATTATGATTTCTTAGCTGATATTGCTGTTGATGATGCAATGGAGATTGGTGTTTGGATACGAATCATAATTATGTTGTAATCCGTTCACATGAGTTGATCTTGCATGATCCGCATCCTATTATTTTTCAGGTTTAGTAAATCATATGTTAAATTTTCGGTGCTGTAGATGCTTGATTGTGATGTCTAAAAAGAATCTAATGTTTCTGATCATGCAAATATGCATCCCAGTTTTCGACTGGAGGTGCCAGCAAATATTGTagactaagagggtgtttggctaagcttattttaaagagcttataagctcttggagcttataagatgtttcaagagcttataagatgtagtttctaTAGAGCtttaagttgtcaaagtgtttggataattgaccttataagctagagagagaaaatcgaagagaaatgaacttgaatcatatatgatgaaaataataaattatagttgaaaaatatttgaaaaatgattattgcatataagattataaaaaaataagttggggtagaacttattttttggggaagAGCTTATATTTGCCAAAcattttgaaggagcttataaagctcagccaaacaccctctaaatgtAGTTTTGATCATTCTGGCTGATATGCATTGCATCA contains:
- the LOC130989682 gene encoding uncharacterized protein LOC130989682; its protein translation is MASTAKSLFQTLRRYIKKPWEYTGPVAHPEYQLAIPKATEYRVFCPATVPGKAIVPNSLPETVYDIKYFSRDQRRNRPPIKRTFLKKADVERMKKEKTFDLSEFPQPYLTATVIEDLDAIGGGYQK